One Chlamydia sp. DNA window includes the following coding sequences:
- the dnaG gene encoding DNA primase, whose translation MYYTEESLETLKHSIDIVSILGEYVHLKRSGADYKACCPFHDEKTPSFIVYPTRGHYHCYGCGEHGDAINFLMKQQGYSFSEAVLFLAKKFHVDLVVKTKTKESSSRDSKEFLRRINKEAERFFQYCLLHLAEGEEALTYLYKRGFSPDTIDRFQIGYAPEQRLFVRAMEERNISIKQLEWAGYLSKDWFLFAQRIMFPIQDALGYTIGFSSRRFKERGRGGKYINSPETLLFKKSRVLYGLQFSRKRITKERRVILVEGQADCLQMIDFGFNCTLAAQGTSFTETHVQELVKLGVSKAYLLFDGDAAGEKASLRVGDLCQAAGIFAIVCRLPSGQDPDSFLMQRGPEELRELLDRGEEYLSFLVWHKIRSYEQFTPREKAKVVEEVIQQVRYWGSPIMIHEYLRQLASLVKVPESAVLSYLSSILATPENKGKLPSIKEKSAEPDPTLEIVQEKKIPRKISPRMILEADVIRCLLFAKSEERFVAETIKHYLSPEEFLCPEYRSVFVMAMNHYNDQRALPSADDMMSLVLETEAMTLLVARRINTELMRDIVVQAVQKLLDKHWRDRKRKLYYQAGKELDSLQEYVRLSEERIQVSLIGG comes from the coding sequence ATGTATTACACAGAAGAGAGCTTGGAGACTCTGAAGCACAGTATCGATATTGTTAGTATTCTTGGGGAATACGTGCATTTAAAGCGTAGTGGTGCAGATTACAAGGCTTGTTGTCCCTTTCATGATGAGAAGACCCCATCATTCATAGTATACCCAACCAGAGGTCATTACCATTGCTATGGATGTGGGGAGCATGGAGATGCAATTAATTTTCTCATGAAACAACAAGGATACTCTTTCTCAGAAGCAGTTCTCTTTCTAGCTAAAAAATTTCATGTTGATCTTGTTGTTAAAACAAAAACTAAAGAGTCTTCAAGTAGAGATTCTAAAGAATTTTTACGACGCATCAATAAGGAAGCCGAACGATTTTTTCAGTATTGTTTGTTGCATTTAGCGGAAGGAGAGGAAGCTTTAACCTACTTGTATAAAAGAGGCTTTTCTCCCGATACAATAGACCGTTTTCAGATAGGTTATGCCCCTGAACAAAGATTGTTCGTTCGAGCTATGGAAGAGCGTAATATCTCCATAAAACAGTTAGAATGGGCGGGATATCTTTCTAAAGATTGGTTCTTGTTTGCTCAAAGGATTATGTTCCCCATACAAGATGCTTTGGGTTACACCATCGGCTTTTCTTCCCGACGATTTAAGGAGAGAGGGCGTGGAGGAAAGTACATTAATTCTCCTGAGACACTTTTGTTTAAAAAATCTCGTGTGTTGTACGGTTTACAATTTTCTCGTAAGCGAATAACTAAAGAGCGAAGAGTCATCTTGGTTGAAGGACAAGCCGATTGTTTGCAGATGATCGACTTTGGCTTCAATTGTACTTTAGCTGCTCAAGGGACTTCTTTTACAGAGACACATGTGCAAGAGCTTGTTAAATTAGGAGTGTCTAAAGCGTATCTACTGTTTGATGGAGATGCAGCAGGAGAGAAAGCTTCTTTACGTGTTGGAGATCTTTGTCAGGCTGCGGGGATTTTTGCAATAGTTTGTCGTCTCCCTTCTGGACAAGATCCGGATTCTTTTTTAATGCAAAGGGGGCCAGAGGAACTACGGGAATTATTAGATAGGGGAGAAGAGTACCTTTCGTTCCTTGTTTGGCATAAGATTCGTTCTTATGAGCAATTTACTCCCAGAGAAAAAGCTAAGGTGGTGGAAGAGGTAATTCAGCAGGTAAGATACTGGGGCAGCCCTATTATGATTCATGAATATTTGAGACAGTTAGCTTCTTTGGTAAAGGTCCCAGAATCTGCTGTTTTGAGTTATCTTTCTTCTATTCTGGCTACTCCAGAGAATAAGGGAAAACTACCTTCTATTAAAGAAAAGTCAGCAGAACCCGATCCTACCCTTGAGATTGTTCAAGAAAAAAAGATTCCGAGAAAAATTTCTCCCAGAATGATTCTAGAAGCTGATGTGATTCGTTGTTTGCTATTTGCTAAATCTGAAGAAAGGTTTGTTGCTGAAACTATAAAACATTATCTGTCTCCTGAGGAGTTTCTTTGTCCGGAATACCGGTCTGTATTTGTAATGGCCATGAATCATTACAATGATCAACGAGCGCTACCCTCTGCTGATGACATGATGTCCTTGGTTTTAGAAACTGAGGCTATGACGTTGCTCGTTGCTAGACGGATAAATACTGAGCTGATGCGTGATATTGTTGTGCAGGCTGTTCAGAAGCTATTAGATAAACATTGGCGAGACCGGAAAAGAAAGCTTTATTATCAAGCAGGTAAAGAGTTAGATTCTTTACAAGAGTATGTACGTCTTTCCGAGGAAAGAATACAGGTTTCATTAATTGGTGGTTAA